The DNA window CGGCGTATCATCGCGAACGGCTCCTCTTCTTGGTCCGGACCTTCGATGCCGGCCCGGGCTTTCGATGCAGACACGGCGGATCAGGCGTTGCGGACGCGGCCCGCACGCCGTCCTCGCGCAAATGTCATCGCCCCTTGCCGTGGCTGCGACGACCTGTCCGGGTTACCGCATTCGCGATCCGGAATATACCGCTGACGCGGTTTGACCCATATCAAGGCCGCCACGCCGATCCCGCCCTATCAGCAGGGGCGCGAAACAGGAGCGATTGCCCATGTCCACCCCGCAGATGGACCCACCCAGCCTTTATGCCGCGCGCGAGCCGATCTTTCCCAAACGGGTCAAGGGTCGCTTTCGCAACCTCAAATGGATCATCATGGGGATCACGCTGGCGATCTATTACATCACGCCGTGGCTGCGGTGGGATCGCGGCCCGAACATGCCCGATCAGGCGGTTCTGGTCGATCTGGCCAATCGCCGCTTCTTCTTTTTCTGGATCGAGATCTGGCCGCACGAATTCTATTTCGTCGCCGGCCTGTTGGTGATGGCCGGGCTGGGGCTGTTCCTGTTCACCTCGGCCCTGGGGCGGGTGTGGTGCGGCTATACCTGTCCGCAGACGGTCTGGACCGATCTGTTCATCCTGGTCGAACGCTGGATCGAGGGCGACCGCAACAACCGCATCCGCCTGCGCCGCCAGCCGTGGAACGCGCAGAAGATCCGCCTGCGCGCGATCAAGTTCACCACCTGGCTGCTGATCGCGCTGCTGACGGGGGGTGCCTGGGTCTTCTATTTCACCGATGCGCCGACGCTGCTGGTCGATCTGGTGACCGGTCAGGCGCATCCCATCGCCTATATGACCATCGCCGTGCTGACCGGAACCACCTTCCTGTTCGGCGGCTTCGCGCGCGAACAGATCTGCATCTATGCCTGTCCCTGGCCGCGCATCCAGGCCGCGATGATGGACGAGGATACGCTGACGGTCGCCTATCGGGAATGGCGGGGCGAGCCGCGGGGCAAGACCGGACACGACCGCCGCCAGCCCAAGGGTCATGGCGCAGCCGGCGTCGTGGGCGATCCGGCGATCGCGTCGCCCGACGCGACCGTGGCGCGCGCGCCGCATCTGGAAACGCCCGCCCCCGCAAGCGAGGATCGCGGCGACTGCATCGACTGCATGGCCTGCGTGAATGTCTGCCCGATGGGGATCGACATCCGCGACGGGCAGCAGCTGGAATGCATCACCTGCGCGCTGTGCATCGACGCCTGCGACGAGATCATGGCGCGCATCGGCAAGCCGCGCGGCCTGATCGACTATATGGCGCTGCGGGACGAATCGGCGGAACGGGCCGGTGCCGCGCCCAAGCCGGTCTGGAAACATATCCTGCGGCCCCGCACGCTGATGTATTTCACCATGTGGTCGATGATCGGCGTGCTGCTGCTGGTGGCGCTGTTCCTGCGCTCGTCGGTGGATCTGAACGTCTCGCCGGTGCGCAATCCGCTGTTCGTGACCATGTCCGACGGCGCGATCCGCAACACCTATGAGATCCGGCTGCGCAACAAGCAGCACGACGCGACCAGCTATGTCTTCGCGGCCGAGGCCGAGGGCGCGGCGGCGCAGGATTTGACGCTTTCCATCGAGGGCGCCAGCGGCGATACTGTCGAGGTGCCGGCTGACGAAACGCTCAGCGCGCGGCTGTATCTGACCGCGCCTGCCGGGTCCGCGTTGACCCGCAGCCAAAGCACACCGCTGCGCCTAGTCGTGCAGGAACAGGGCGGAGACGGCCGCACCTCGGTCGAGACGGTGTTCCATGGAAGGAGCCAATAATATGATGCGTCGAGAACTGACCGGCCGCCACGTCCTGATCATCACCGTCGCCGCCTTCCTGGTCGTCATCGGCGTCAACCTGGTGCTGGCGGTCCGGGCGGTGGGCAGTTTTCCCGGCCTGGAAGTGCCCAATTCCTATGTCGCCTCGCAGGTCTTCGATGCCGACCGCGCGGCGCAGGACGCCCTGGGCTGGACCGTCACCCCCGGCTATGACGGGCGCGAACTGACCCTGGCGGTCCGCGACCGGGACGGGCTGCCGGCGCGGGTGCGAACGCTGTCGGCAACGGTCGGCCGCCCGACCCACACGCGCGCCGATATCGTGCCGGAATTCGTCTATACCGGCGGGCTGTTCCGCGCGCCGGTCACGCTGGAACCGGGGGCCTGGAACATCCACGTGCTCGCCACCGCCGCGGACGGAACCCAGTTCCGGCAGCGGCTGGACCATTTCGCGCGCGCAGCGGTGAAATAGATGAACCAGATCAGCGCCGCGAGGATCAGTGCCTGTCCGGCCTGCGACGCCGCGCCGCTGGCGCAGCGCCTTGCCGACCGCGCGCAGCCCGACGCGTCGGATGCCGCGCTGATCCTGTCCCTGCCCACGGCCCATTGCGCGGCCTGTATCGCGGATGTCGAACGCACCCTGTCCGCCCTGCCGGGCGTGCGCCACGCGCGGGTGAACCTGACCCTGCGCCGCGTGACCGTCGATGCGCCGGGCCTGACGGCGGACGATCTGATCCCCGTGCTGGACGGTATCGGATACGAGGCGCACGAGCTTGACCCCGAGGCGCTGGCGACCAGCACCGCCGACCGGCAGGGCCGCGATCTGCTGATGCGGATCGGCGTCGCCGGGTTCGCGATGATGAACATCATGATCCTGTCGGTGGCGGTCTGGTCGGGGGCCGAGGATGCCACCCGCGACCTGTTCCACTGGATCAGCGCGGCCATCGCCGTGCCGACCATCGTCTTCGCGGGCCAGCCGTTCTTTTCCAGCGCCATCGCCGCGCTGCGCGCAGGCAGGCTGGGGATGGATGTGCCGATTTCGCTGGCGCTGGTTCTGGCCACCGGCATCTCTCTTTATGAAACCGTGGAATCCGGGCACCACGCCTATTTCGATGCGGCGGTGATGCTGTCCTTCTTCCTGCTGGTGGGGCGCTATCTGGATCATCGCACCCGGTCGATCGCACGGTCGGCCGCGGCCGAACTGACCGCGCTGGAGGTGCCGCGCGCCACGCTGCTGCGCGACGGCGCGGAACAGGTGGTTCCGGTCGCCAGCCTGCGTGCGGGCGACCTGATCCGGGTCCGGCCCGGCGGCCGCGTCCCCGCCGATGGCGAGATCGTCGCCGGGCACAGCGAAATCGACCGCGCCCTTCTGACCGGCGAAACGCTGCCCGTCGCGGCAGGTCCCGGCCTTGGCCTGTCGGCGGGCGAGGTCAATCTGACCGGGCCGCTGGACATGCGGGTGACGGCGGCCGGTCGCGACAGTTCGCTTGCGCGCCTGACCGCGCTGGTCGAGGCGGCCGAATCGGCGCGCGGACGCTATACCTCACTGGCCGAACGCGCCTCGCGCGCCTATGCGCCGGTGGTGCATGTCATGGCCGCGCTCAGCTTTGCGGGCTGGTTCTGGGCGACGCGGGATCTGCGGCTGGCGGTCAATATCGCGGCGGCGGTGCTGATCATCACCTGCCCCTGCGCCCTGGGGCTGGCGGTGCCGGCGGTCGTGACCGCGGCCTCGGGCCGGCTGTTCCGGCGCGGCCTGCTGATCAAGGACGGCACCGCGCTGGAACGTCTGGCCCAGATCGATACGGTGGTGTTCGACAAGACCGGCACGCTGACGATGGGCCAGCCACGCCTGCTGTCGCCCGAGGCGTTGCCGCCCCGGCTGCGCCCGGTCGCGCTGGCGCTGGCGCAGGGTTCGGCGCATCCGCTGTCGCAGGCGCTGGCCGGTGCGCTGTCGGACGAGGTTCCCGCCACGCTGACCGACCACCGCGAAGATCCGGGTCACGGCGTGTCGGCCCTGTGGCAGGGCAGGCCGGTGCGGCTTGGGCGGGCGGACTGGATCGGGGTCAGCGATGACGAACGCGCCCGTCCGGGCAGCGCCACATGGCTGGCGGTGGCGGGCGAGGCGCCGGTGCGGCTGAATTTCACCGACAGGCTGCGGCCCGGCGCCGAAGACTGCGTCGCGCAGCTGCGCCGCCTTGGGCATCGCGTGATCCTGCTGTCGGGCGACCGGCAGGCGGCGGTGGCGGATCTGGCCGCGCATCTGGGCATTGCCGAATTTCGCGCCGAAACCGATCCGGTGGGCAAGGCCGATTTCATCGGCTCGCTTGCCGATGACGGCGCGCAGGTGCTGATGGTCGGCGACGGGCTGAACGACACGGCGGCGCTGGCGCGCGCCCATGCCTCGATCTCGCCCGCATCCGCGCTGGATGCGGCGCGGGTGGCCAGCGACATGGTGCTGACCGGCCAGAACCTTCTGCCGGTGGCCGATGCGGTGGTGACGGCACGGCGCGCGACGGCCCGCATCCGCGAGAATTTCGGCATCTCGTTCCTTTACAACATCGTCGCGGTGCCGGTGGCCATCGCCGGGTTCGCCACCCCGCTGATCGCGGCGCTGGCAATGTCGTCCAGCTCGATCACCGTGACGCTGAACGCGCTGCGGCTGCGGCGCTGAAAGGAGGATGGCTTGGAAATCCTGACGATCCTGATTCCGGTCTCTCTGGGTCTGGGGGCGCTTGGGCTTGGTGCGTTCGTGTGGGCGCTGCGGTCGCGGCAATACGAGGATCCCAGGGGCGATGCCGAACGCATCCTCAGCGATCAGTGGGACGACCGTCCCCGGCCGGACTGATCGTCACGGGATGGCCGGACGCGTTGCGCCGTTGGCTGGGAACAACGTCCAGTGCTGAAACGAAGAAGGGCGAGGGGTTTCCCCTCGCCCTTTGCAGTTTGTCCGCCCGTGCGGTGTGGGCCGTGTCCGATGTCAGGGACCGACGACGCGGCATTCCTGCGCGCGTGCCTTCAGCCGTTCGCAGGCAAGCAGCGCGTCAGACTTGCTGAGATTGACGAAATTCGCCTCGAACCCGCGCACCGTGTCGGCGACGCGCCGATTCGCGCTGTCCAGCAGGCTGCCATCCTGAAGGGCGGTCGTCAGCAGCAGCTTTTCCGCCTCGACCTGAGAGCGATAGCGGCCCAGATTGACGCCCCAGTAGCGACCGCTGTCGGCCGGGCGGGACACGATTTCCAGCGCCTCGGGCTCCGAGATGTCGCCTTCGCCCATCGCGGCCAGGATCACCGTGTCGGTGCGGCGCTTGGGCGCCGGCGATGCCAGCAGCGAGAGGGCGTTGCCGTCGGCGGCGGTCGCCTCGGCCACGGCTTTCGCCACGGCATCGGCCTGATCGTCGCCGGCCTGCGCGACGATGGCCGCCGTGCTGGCGCCGCCTGCGCGCGACCGTGGCGCCGGGGCAGGCCGCGCCGATGCCGCCAGAACCGGGGCCGCAAGGCTGGCCGTCTGCGGCGTCCGGGCGACCGAGGATGCGACCGCGGTGGCCACCGCATCCTCGACCGCGGTGCCACGGGCGGCGGGACGCAGGCGCGGGCGGCTGCTGGAGGCCAAGGTCAGCCGGCTGCGGGTGATCTCGGCCTTCTGCGCCGTGCGCATCGCCTCGGCCAGCGGATCGCGCATGGCGGCGGTCGAGCCCGCGGGACGGCTGGAACGCGCGGGCGGCGCGGACGCCTTCAGGACCAGTTGCTGGGGTTGCGGCTGCGTGGCGGCCGGTTTCGGGGCGACCTGCGCGCGGCGCACGACCTTCTGCGCCAGCAATTGCGGCGGCGCCGGCCGAACCTCGCGGACGCGGTTGGGAACGCGCGTAAAGCCCGAATCAAGCAGCTTGGCCATCACCTGATTGCGCTGCGCGGTCGAGGTGCCGCCGAAGACCGTGGCGATCAGGCGCTTGTTGCCGCGCTGTGCCGAAGCCGTCAGGTTGAACCCGGCTGCGCGGGTATAGCCGGTCTTGATGCCGTCCGCGCCGGAATAGGCGTCCAGAAACCTTTTGTTGGTCGATGAGACCTTGGCGATTCCCGCATCGGCCGAGCGGCGTGAGAACAGGTTGTAATACTGGGGAAAATCGTAGAACAGATGCCGGCCCAGAATGGTCATGTCATATGCCGAGGAATAATGACCTTCCTGCGTCAGGCCGTTGGCGTTGCGGAACTGCGTGTTCCGCATCCCCAGGGCGCGCGCCATCTGCGTCATCTGTTGGGCGAACGCGGCCTCGGACCCGGCCAGCCCCTCGCCGATGGCGGTGGCGGCGTCGTTGGCCGACTTGATCGCGGCCGCGCGGATCAGATAGCGCAGCTCGATCTTCTGCCCGGCCCGCAGCCCCAGCTTCGACGGCGGTTCGGCCGCCGCGTTCGAGGATACGGGGAACAGCGAATCCAGCCGAACCTGCCCACGCTCGATGGCGGTAAAGGCAAGATAAAGCGTCATCATCTTCGTCAGCGACGCGGGATGAAGCCTGGTGTCGGCGTTCTGCGTATAGATCGGTTTGCCCGAACGGGCGTCGATCACGTAGGCGGCGAAGGGTGCCGCCAAGACGTTTGCCGGTGCCAGCGCAGCCAGCAGCATAAAGGCCCAAAGACGGGCTGTCAGGGAAAATCGGGTCACTGTCGCGGTCTCTCTGCCTCATGCGGGCATGTCATTTGTTGCATGCCCGTCCTTAATGACTGGATGATAGCACGAGGATAATATCCTTGAAACCGGGCATTTGACTTATTTTGCCTGTCTTGCAGCCGCGCAGCGCCCGGCCCTGCGGGGCTTTCATCCACGCCACGATTGACTATATACCGGGTTCAGGAGGCCGCAGACGAACGCGGCCCGCCACTTCTTGGAAGGCCGTGCCGGCCGAATCAGGACGCGATGACGCACTGGATGACCGACAGCGACAAACCCGACGACCAGTCCGAACTGGCGGTGAAGCCGCGGACCAAACCGCAGCGGCCGCCGATGTACAAGGTCTTGATGCTGAACGACGATTTCACGCCGATGGAATTCGTTGTGCATGTGCTTGAACGGCTGTTCAACATGACCCACGCGCAGGCGATCGAGATCATGCTGACCGTGCATCGCAAGGGCGTGGCGGTGGTCGGCGTCTTCTCGCACGAGGTGGCCGAGACCAAGGTCGCGCAGGTCATGGAACTGGCCCGACGCCAGCAGCACCCGCTGCAATGCACCATGGAAAAAGAGTAGATCGTGTCGGCCCGGCTTGAACTGGCCTTTCCGGACGGCCCGCCGGAGGGTTCGGTGCTGGCCATCGGCGCGCGGGCGGGCGACGACCTGTCGCCGCTGACCCCCGCCGCAACAACGATCCAGCAGGGCCATGCCACCGATCACGCGGCGCTGTCCGCGCGCGGATGGACCGTCGCGCCGCAGGTCGAGCGGGACGGTTTCGACGCGGCGGTGGTGATGCTGCCGCGCGCGAAATCGCTGGCCCGTGCCCGGATCGCCCACGCCGCCGCGCGGCTGGCGCCGGACGCGCCGCTTTGGATCGACGGTCAGAAACACGACGGCGTCGATTCGATCCTGAAAGAGATGCGGCGTCTGGCCCCGGTGGACGAGGTTCACAGCAAGGCGCATGGCAAGATCTTTCGCGTCAGGGTGCCTGCGGGCGAATGGCTGCCGGATGACTGGGCCGCGCGTCCGGCGCAGGTGGCTCCGGGCTTCGTGACCCGGCCGGGGGTGTTTTCCGCCGACGGGATCGATCCGGG is part of the Paracoccus stylophorae genome and encodes:
- a CDS encoding FixH family protein, translating into MMRRELTGRHVLIITVAAFLVVIGVNLVLAVRAVGSFPGLEVPNSYVASQVFDADRAAQDALGWTVTPGYDGRELTLAVRDRDGLPARVRTLSATVGRPTHTRADIVPEFVYTGGLFRAPVTLEPGAWNIHVLATAADGTQFRQRLDHFARAAVK
- the ccoG gene encoding cytochrome c oxidase accessory protein CcoG; this translates as MSTPQMDPPSLYAAREPIFPKRVKGRFRNLKWIIMGITLAIYYITPWLRWDRGPNMPDQAVLVDLANRRFFFFWIEIWPHEFYFVAGLLVMAGLGLFLFTSALGRVWCGYTCPQTVWTDLFILVERWIEGDRNNRIRLRRQPWNAQKIRLRAIKFTTWLLIALLTGGAWVFYFTDAPTLLVDLVTGQAHPIAYMTIAVLTGTTFLFGGFAREQICIYACPWPRIQAAMMDEDTLTVAYREWRGEPRGKTGHDRRQPKGHGAAGVVGDPAIASPDATVARAPHLETPAPASEDRGDCIDCMACVNVCPMGIDIRDGQQLECITCALCIDACDEIMARIGKPRGLIDYMALRDESAERAGAAPKPVWKHILRPRTLMYFTMWSMIGVLLLVALFLRSSVDLNVSPVRNPLFVTMSDGAIRNTYEIRLRNKQHDATSYVFAAEAEGAAAQDLTLSIEGASGDTVEVPADETLSARLYLTAPAGSALTRSQSTPLRLVVQEQGGDGRTSVETVFHGRSQ
- a CDS encoding class I SAM-dependent methyltransferase; translation: MSARLELAFPDGPPEGSVLAIGARAGDDLSPLTPAATTIQQGHATDHAALSARGWTVAPQVERDGFDAAVVMLPRAKSLARARIAHAAARLAPDAPLWIDGQKHDGVDSILKEMRRLAPVDEVHSKAHGKIFRVRVPAGEWLPDDWAARPAQVAPGFVTRPGVFSADGIDPGSALLVRHLPDRLPTRLVDLGAGWGWLAAQALRRPGVEVIHLVEAEHAALESARDNIDDARARFHWADGRDFTLPEPVNGVIMNPPFHDGRRADPGLGAAFIASAARLLTGAGHLWMVANRHLPYETELSRHFATVAEIGGDNRFKIIQASGAGRAAGRKGARK
- a CDS encoding heavy metal translocating P-type ATPase, whose product is MNQISAARISACPACDAAPLAQRLADRAQPDASDAALILSLPTAHCAACIADVERTLSALPGVRHARVNLTLRRVTVDAPGLTADDLIPVLDGIGYEAHELDPEALATSTADRQGRDLLMRIGVAGFAMMNIMILSVAVWSGAEDATRDLFHWISAAIAVPTIVFAGQPFFSSAIAALRAGRLGMDVPISLALVLATGISLYETVESGHHAYFDAAVMLSFFLLVGRYLDHRTRSIARSAAAELTALEVPRATLLRDGAEQVVPVASLRAGDLIRVRPGGRVPADGEIVAGHSEIDRALLTGETLPVAAGPGLGLSAGEVNLTGPLDMRVTAAGRDSSLARLTALVEAAESARGRYTSLAERASRAYAPVVHVMAALSFAGWFWATRDLRLAVNIAAAVLIITCPCALGLAVPAVVTAASGRLFRRGLLIKDGTALERLAQIDTVVFDKTGTLTMGQPRLLSPEALPPRLRPVALALAQGSAHPLSQALAGALSDEVPATLTDHREDPGHGVSALWQGRPVRLGRADWIGVSDDERARPGSATWLAVAGEAPVRLNFTDRLRPGAEDCVAQLRRLGHRVILLSGDRQAAVADLAAHLGIAEFRAETDPVGKADFIGSLADDGAQVLMVGDGLNDTAALARAHASISPASALDAARVASDMVLTGQNLLPVADAVVTARRATARIRENFGISFLYNIVAVPVAIAGFATPLIAALAMSSSSITVTLNALRLRR
- the ccoS gene encoding cbb3-type cytochrome oxidase assembly protein CcoS yields the protein MEILTILIPVSLGLGALGLGAFVWALRSRQYEDPRGDAERILSDQWDDRPRPD
- the clpS gene encoding ATP-dependent Clp protease adapter ClpS, producing the protein MTDSDKPDDQSELAVKPRTKPQRPPMYKVLMLNDDFTPMEFVVHVLERLFNMTHAQAIEIMLTVHRKGVAVVGVFSHEVAETKVAQVMELARRQQHPLQCTMEKE
- a CDS encoding serine hydrolase, which codes for MLLAALAPANVLAAPFAAYVIDARSGKPIYTQNADTRLHPASLTKMMTLYLAFTAIERGQVRLDSLFPVSSNAAAEPPSKLGLRAGQKIELRYLIRAAAIKSANDAATAIGEGLAGSEAAFAQQMTQMARALGMRNTQFRNANGLTQEGHYSSAYDMTILGRHLFYDFPQYYNLFSRRSADAGIAKVSSTNKRFLDAYSGADGIKTGYTRAAGFNLTASAQRGNKRLIATVFGGTSTAQRNQVMAKLLDSGFTRVPNRVREVRPAPPQLLAQKVVRRAQVAPKPAATQPQPQQLVLKASAPPARSSRPAGSTAAMRDPLAEAMRTAQKAEITRSRLTLASSSRPRLRPAARGTAVEDAVATAVASSVARTPQTASLAAPVLAASARPAPAPRSRAGGASTAAIVAQAGDDQADAVAKAVAEATAADGNALSLLASPAPKRRTDTVILAAMGEGDISEPEALEIVSRPADSGRYWGVNLGRYRSQVEAEKLLLTTALQDGSLLDSANRRVADTVRGFEANFVNLSKSDALLACERLKARAQECRVVGP